One window from the genome of Nitrospiraceae bacterium encodes:
- a CDS encoding type II toxin-antitoxin system PemK/MazF family toxin yields the protein MTPQYGHLYLADLNPRFGTEPGKIRPVVVVQTDALNPYHLSTLICPLTTQVVDVHTPLRVSIPEGVSGLTSISDILVDQIKAIDNQRFRKELGALPDPYLAELRKKLMQILDFVEESLSLAPPT from the coding sequence ATGACGCCCCAATATGGCCATCTGTATTTGGCAGACTTGAATCCACGATTTGGAACCGAACCCGGAAAGATTAGACCGGTTGTCGTCGTTCAAACTGATGCCTTGAATCCCTACCACCTTTCCACGCTCATTTGCCCATTAACGACCCAAGTGGTTGATGTCCACACTCCCCTTCGAGTATCAATTCCTGAAGGGGTCTCAGGGCTGACCAGTATCTCTGACATTTTAGTGGATCAAATCAAGGCCATTGATAATCAACGCTTTCGCAAGGAACTCGGGGCCCTACCCGATCCCTATCTTGCCGAGCTTCGGAAAAAACTAATGCAAATTTTGGACTTCGTCGAGGAAAGTCTCTCTTTGGCACCGCCCACTTGA
- the xth gene encoding exodeoxyribonuclease III — translation MKIATWNVNSIKVRIPHLMEWVKQASPDIVLLQELKTTEDQFPRMAIEDLGYNMAIVGQKTYNGVAILSKAPIEIEHTSLPGAHSDEQARYVEAVVGNVRVASIYLPNGNPVETEKFTYKLAWLDRLITHAQSLLALEEAVVLGGDFNVCPTNHDVYDPKGFANDALCRPESRARFRALCHLGYTDALRALHPELGLYTYWDYQAGRWNRDEGLRIDHLLLSPQAADRLVAADVDRGPRGMDKPSDHTPVWCELSPS, via the coding sequence ATGAAAATCGCCACCTGGAACGTCAACTCGATTAAAGTCCGGATCCCTCATTTGATGGAATGGGTCAAACAGGCCAGCCCGGACATTGTCCTGCTGCAAGAGCTCAAAACCACTGAGGACCAGTTCCCCAGAATGGCCATCGAGGACCTGGGCTATAATATGGCCATAGTTGGACAAAAAACCTACAACGGAGTCGCCATTCTCTCAAAAGCCCCGATCGAGATCGAACACACCTCATTGCCTGGTGCCCACTCTGACGAACAAGCCCGCTACGTGGAAGCGGTGGTGGGGAACGTTCGAGTAGCTTCAATTTATTTACCCAATGGGAATCCGGTGGAAACCGAGAAGTTTACATATAAACTTGCCTGGTTGGATCGACTGATCACGCATGCGCAATCGCTCTTAGCTCTGGAAGAAGCCGTGGTGTTAGGGGGAGACTTTAACGTCTGTCCCACCAACCATGACGTGTATGATCCAAAAGGATTTGCCAACGACGCCCTCTGCCGTCCCGAATCCCGCGCCCGCTTTCGTGCCCTCTGCCATCTCGGGTACACCGATGCCCTTCGAGCCCTGCACCCCGAATTGGGGCTCTACACCTATTGGGATTACCAGGCCGGCCGATGGAATCGGGACGAAGGGCTCCGCATCGACCATCTCCTGCTCTCACCACAAGCGGCAGACCGGTTAGTCGCAGCAGATGTAGATCGGGGACCACGCGGAATGGACAAACCTTCCGATCACACTCCCGTCTGGTGTGAACTGTCCCCCTCATAA
- a CDS encoding phosphoglucomutase/phosphomannomutase family protein translates to MDSIKFGTSGWRAIMAEDFTVRNIRIVCQGIAQFLRQQKLGQQGILIGYDARFLGEHFAKVAAEVMAAHGIPCLICDRDTPTPAISYHVVSRKLSGGMNISASHHSPEWNGIKFTPDWGGPALPETTKAIELRILPLLHGEHIKWLPWERATHDGMVRHFDPQPEYLKALGSLVDRDRIRNGRIRVIFDPLYGTSRHYLDEFLRQAGAKMAVLHHWRDPYFGGFRPEPTDETLEDLKETVRREGAHLGLATDGDGGRFGIVDADGTFVQANYILALLLDYLIRSRQWTGGVARSVATTHLIDAVAAHHGLTVHETPVGFKYIGELLAKGEVVFGGEESAGMSIKGHVPETDGILAGALVAEMVAFTGQTIQELLKDLFARVGATFTTREDLPVSEHLKAQVKQVLEHPPSELAGAEVIHVNKLDGCKLLLPDDAWYLIRLSGTESLVRCYGEAKTPERLTKIMNAGKELLLFPVR, encoded by the coding sequence ATGGACTCCATTAAATTCGGGACTTCAGGGTGGCGGGCCATTATGGCCGAGGACTTTACGGTCAGGAATATCCGTATCGTCTGCCAGGGAATCGCTCAATTTCTCCGTCAACAGAAGCTGGGGCAACAAGGCATCCTTATCGGCTACGACGCACGATTTTTAGGGGAGCATTTTGCCAAAGTGGCTGCAGAAGTCATGGCGGCCCATGGAATCCCTTGTCTGATTTGCGACCGGGACACGCCGACCCCAGCCATCTCCTACCACGTGGTCAGTCGGAAATTATCAGGAGGCATGAATATCTCAGCCAGCCACCATTCTCCTGAATGGAACGGAATTAAATTTACCCCGGACTGGGGGGGACCGGCGCTGCCTGAAACCACCAAGGCCATTGAACTCCGCATCCTCCCCCTGTTGCATGGAGAACACATCAAATGGCTCCCCTGGGAACGCGCGACACACGATGGCATGGTGCGGCATTTCGATCCGCAACCCGAGTATTTGAAAGCTCTGGGATCCCTGGTGGATCGCGACCGCATCCGGAACGGCCGGATCCGGGTGATTTTTGACCCCCTCTATGGAACCTCCAGGCATTATCTGGATGAATTCCTCCGACAAGCCGGCGCAAAAATGGCCGTCTTACACCATTGGCGAGATCCGTATTTTGGAGGATTTCGACCGGAACCAACCGACGAGACACTTGAGGACCTGAAAGAGACCGTTCGCCGCGAAGGTGCACACCTTGGCCTGGCGACCGACGGAGACGGAGGCCGGTTTGGCATCGTGGATGCTGACGGCACCTTTGTTCAAGCCAACTACATCCTGGCCCTCTTATTGGATTATCTCATTCGCAGTCGGCAATGGACCGGTGGAGTTGCCCGCTCGGTTGCCACCACCCATCTCATCGATGCCGTGGCGGCACACCATGGACTTACCGTCCATGAAACCCCGGTCGGATTCAAATACATCGGCGAATTGCTCGCGAAAGGGGAAGTGGTCTTTGGCGGGGAAGAAAGCGCCGGAATGTCCATCAAGGGCCACGTACCGGAAACAGATGGGATATTGGCCGGAGCGTTGGTCGCAGAGATGGTGGCCTTTACGGGACAGACCATTCAGGAGTTACTGAAAGACCTCTTTGCACGAGTCGGCGCTACTTTCACGACACGAGAAGATCTGCCGGTGAGCGAACACCTCAAGGCACAGGTCAAGCAGGTGCTTGAACATCCGCCATCGGAGCTTGCGGGAGCAGAGGTCATCCATGTCAATAAACTGGATGGCTGCAAACTCCTCCTGCCGGATGACGCCTGGTATCTTATTCGATTGTCCGGAACCGAATCCCTCGTTCGGTGCTATGGCGAGGCCAAAACCCCTGAGCGACTCACCAAGATCATGAACGCCGGCAAAGAACTGCTCCTTTTTCCCGTCAGGTAA
- a CDS encoding HPF/RaiA family ribosome-associated protein gives MTQDFVIRKTDRKVLDVSQLERTAKEGVSMDEQSLDVKIESRNVGMTPRWKAEIERRTEALQTDTIRIIHARVTLTKNAHHKKGADNAEALVVVTLPRRRTVTARKESKTFEEAIRSAFQAIEHELDKVEEKRLARNAKAAAKKAEKAMLLTAV, from the coding sequence TTGACTCAGGATTTCGTCATCCGAAAAACAGACCGGAAGGTGTTGGATGTTTCACAGCTTGAACGAACAGCCAAAGAAGGAGTGTCTATGGATGAACAATCGCTGGATGTAAAAATTGAGAGCCGGAACGTTGGCATGACCCCTCGGTGGAAAGCCGAAATTGAGAGGCGGACTGAGGCGTTGCAAACGGATACCATTCGCATCATTCATGCCCGTGTGACTCTCACGAAAAATGCCCACCATAAAAAAGGGGCTGATAACGCGGAGGCGCTGGTTGTCGTGACGCTTCCCCGGCGTCGAACGGTGACCGCCAGAAAAGAGTCAAAAACCTTTGAAGAAGCCATTCGCTCAGCCTTTCAGGCCATAGAGCATGAACTCGATAAAGTTGAAGAAAAACGGTTAGCCCGCAATGCCAAGGCCGCAGCCAAAAAGGCTGAAAAAGCGATGTTGCTAACTGCTGTCTGA
- the msrB gene encoding peptide-methionine (R)-S-oxide reductase MsrB, with amino-acid sequence MSINVNVNRRNLMKIGMALGFGVLAKTLGVALAAPTPPTGGSDITKITKTDEEWKALLTPMQYRVLRHEDTEPPFTNEYHQIKAKGIYQCAGCELPLFSSDTKFDSGTGWPSFWQPISEKVVETRTDWKLIYPRTEVHCARCGGHQGHIFDDGPPPTGLRYCINSAALKFVPA; translated from the coding sequence ATGTCTATAAACGTAAATGTCAACAGGAGAAATCTTATGAAAATCGGCATGGCATTAGGGTTCGGAGTTCTCGCCAAAACTCTCGGTGTGGCATTGGCCGCTCCCACGCCCCCAACCGGAGGTTCGGATATCACCAAAATCACGAAAACGGATGAAGAGTGGAAAGCGCTGTTAACCCCCATGCAGTACCGTGTCTTGCGGCATGAAGACACCGAGCCGCCCTTTACCAATGAATATCATCAAATTAAAGCCAAAGGTATTTACCAATGCGCAGGATGTGAGCTGCCGCTCTTTTCTTCCGACACGAAATTCGACAGCGGGACCGGCTGGCCTAGCTTTTGGCAACCGATTTCGGAAAAAGTGGTCGAAACCCGCACCGATTGGAAATTGATTTATCCACGAACCGAAGTCCATTGCGCCCGATGCGGTGGCCACCAGGGACACATATTTGACGACGGCCCACCGCCGACGGGATTACGCTATTGCATTAATTCCGCGGCGTTGAAATTTGTTCCGGCCTAG
- a CDS encoding sigma 54-interacting transcriptional regulator, which translates to MTDRSKTMALTLVFSLVSTVLAFSVSSLFPRGEQWLTDWQLAHMTPGPVDPSLVLVTVTKSTSTALCGEGRWNFSVLESTLLALHEAGAAVIAPSIDASSPTAPECGGLAGLVRLAEVTKRVGSVVYPDSVPPALADAATALGTLDLIPDADGVVRGVKSHPLSAGSSPHPPIGLVMASWSSEAAPTMNPKTNDPQFRFIGRWATSPFPRHAFADVWNIIQSNDRNQLTKLFRGKVVMLFSLVSRKPTLSTPWESEVPAEFVHALLANAVLTNGWISRTPLWVAFPATASVALFFAWFFLWETPPIRLGMLGLAGILLAGFALLWILHSGWVWPILSPGLALGMTLGGTLAWRLSRSRSIIQRRITQGRQHLQQLETELAERQQHVRELETRLRVAQDHAHRSATVIEGLETQQGGVSRQLECSQAEVEETRRQIDRLQIELEDLRRQVPAMQHARHQKPEFPDNQALLQECESLHILTRAPSVLRVFQDLKKASGTLSPILLLGETGTGKEVFARAAHTLSLRHRGPFVSVNMAAIRAELFEGELFGHVKGAFTGAVGREGYIETANGGTLFLDEVGELPSDLQAKLLRFLEDGSFHRVGESRLTQVDVRIIAATNCNLQQDVEAGRYREDLYYRLRSIVLTLPPLRERGEEDCLLLAQSFLQYFSRQQNRMDVRFTQGALDAIIAYRWPGNIRELRQTVAQAVALANGSLITEADLHLSRPVMPYVKGEGQGRLELERLEDDMVLECLRRHGFDMQVTAKALGWDRSTVTQRLKGLGFQALVAYQGNIEAAAQALAGEETLAPMVARRLREYSKNLLPPSRHYTSAEEAVADCRKRFRNLPERHFPAVEQLVQQRFARPEQISTPRN; encoded by the coding sequence ATGACGGATCGTTCCAAGACCATGGCATTGACCCTCGTCTTTTCACTCGTGAGCACGGTGTTGGCTTTTAGCGTCTCCTCCCTTTTTCCCCGGGGAGAACAATGGTTGACTGATTGGCAACTGGCTCACATGACTCCTGGACCTGTCGACCCTTCACTGGTCCTGGTGACGGTCACAAAGAGCACCAGTACGGCGTTATGTGGAGAAGGACGATGGAATTTTTCCGTGTTGGAGTCCACACTGCTAGCCCTTCATGAGGCTGGCGCTGCTGTGATTGCTCCCTCAATTGATGCGTCCTCCCCGACAGCCCCGGAATGTGGTGGTTTGGCTGGACTGGTTCGGCTGGCTGAGGTGACCAAACGAGTCGGGTCTGTGGTCTACCCGGATTCGGTTCCTCCCGCTTTGGCCGATGCGGCAACCGCGTTGGGGACGCTGGACTTGATCCCTGATGCGGATGGGGTGGTGAGGGGTGTGAAGTCCCATCCCCTTTCTGCAGGTTCATCGCCGCATCCTCCGATCGGTCTCGTCATGGCCTCGTGGTCATCGGAAGCGGCCCCAACTATGAACCCGAAGACCAACGACCCTCAATTTCGGTTTATTGGACGTTGGGCCACTTCACCCTTCCCTAGGCATGCCTTTGCGGATGTGTGGAACATCATTCAGAGTAATGATCGCAATCAATTAACGAAGTTGTTTCGGGGAAAAGTAGTGATGCTTTTTTCTCTTGTGTCGAGGAAACCCACTCTTTCCACCCCGTGGGAATCTGAGGTTCCGGCTGAATTTGTTCATGCCTTATTGGCCAACGCGGTACTGACAAACGGATGGATTTCCAGGACTCCTCTGTGGGTCGCTTTTCCTGCAACAGCAAGTGTAGCCCTGTTCTTTGCCTGGTTCTTTCTTTGGGAGACGCCGCCAATCCGCCTGGGGATGTTGGGCCTAGCCGGTATTCTTCTTGCGGGGTTTGCTCTGTTGTGGATCCTGCATAGTGGTTGGGTGTGGCCGATTTTGAGTCCAGGATTGGCTTTAGGGATGACCTTAGGGGGAACGCTGGCTTGGCGGTTGTCCCGGTCCCGGTCGATTATCCAACGGCGGATCACTCAAGGGCGACAGCATCTACAACAATTGGAAACAGAACTGGCAGAGAGACAGCAACATGTCAGGGAACTCGAGACTCGCTTACGTGTGGCACAAGATCATGCACACCGGTCGGCGACGGTTATTGAAGGTTTAGAAACCCAGCAAGGGGGGGTGTCCCGCCAATTGGAGTGTTCTCAAGCCGAAGTGGAAGAAACCCGACGGCAGATTGACCGGTTGCAGATTGAATTGGAGGATCTTCGTCGGCAGGTGCCCGCCATGCAGCATGCCCGGCATCAAAAACCAGAATTCCCCGACAATCAGGCATTACTACAAGAATGTGAGTCGCTACATATTCTGACCCGTGCTCCTTCGGTTCTGCGCGTTTTTCAGGATTTAAAAAAAGCGTCCGGGACCCTGAGCCCCATTCTTCTATTGGGAGAAACAGGCACTGGCAAAGAGGTGTTTGCTCGAGCGGCCCATACGTTGAGTCTCCGGCATCGTGGCCCATTTGTGTCGGTGAATATGGCCGCGATCCGGGCGGAGTTATTTGAAGGAGAACTCTTCGGCCATGTGAAGGGGGCCTTTACCGGCGCGGTTGGTCGTGAGGGGTATATTGAAACGGCGAATGGTGGAACGCTCTTTTTGGATGAAGTCGGCGAACTCCCATCCGATTTGCAGGCAAAATTGCTGCGGTTTCTGGAGGACGGGTCATTTCACCGGGTTGGAGAAAGCCGTCTCACTCAGGTGGATGTGCGAATCATCGCGGCGACAAATTGCAATCTTCAACAGGATGTGGAGGCAGGCCGATACCGGGAAGATCTCTATTATCGATTACGGAGTATTGTGTTGACGCTGCCTCCTCTACGGGAACGAGGGGAGGAGGACTGTCTGCTATTGGCACAATCCTTCCTACAGTATTTTTCCCGGCAACAGAATCGAATGGATGTGAGGTTTACGCAAGGGGCACTGGATGCGATCATAGCCTATCGATGGCCAGGCAATATTCGAGAGCTTCGACAAACCGTGGCTCAGGCAGTGGCGTTGGCAAACGGGTCCCTCATTACCGAAGCGGATTTGCATCTGAGTAGACCCGTCATGCCTTACGTGAAGGGTGAGGGGCAGGGTCGGTTGGAACTGGAGCGATTGGAGGATGACATGGTGTTGGAATGCCTGCGCCGTCATGGATTCGATATGCAGGTGACAGCTAAAGCTTTGGGGTGGGATCGCAGCACCGTCACCCAACGATTGAAAGGTCTCGGATTTCAGGCGTTAGTCGCCTATCAGGGAAATATTGAAGCGGCGGCGCAGGCGTTGGCCGGGGAAGAAACGTTGGCCCCCATGGTCGCGAGACGGCTGCGCGAGTATTCAAAAAACCTGCTTCCGCCTTCCAGACACTATACGTCTGCTGAAGAAGCGGTGGCTGATTGCCGAAAACGGTTTCGCAATCTTCCGGAGCGGCATTTTCCCGCAGTCGAGCAGTTAGTGCAGCAACGCTTTGCTAGGCCGGAACAAATTTCAACGCCGCGGAATTAA
- a CDS encoding tetratricopeptide repeat protein, with translation MTVWAAMLGVSLSLGLLVVYPCSAEVTGAAQADSSPVQDSAEAHLQLGIDFFLTNELDVAIDEFRETARQRPGYAEAYHNLGVALAKTGDLTGAIAAWSQAERLDVHTASLRYHLSALVSYNYGISLVRDGRLAQALAQWRAALRLQPDFFEAHYALGLGYLAAGDPVQAVAHFQATLHDASKWAHAYEALGLAYYASHENTLAEQAWRRALDLEPELPKVHANLGLLRLQEGNYQDAIGHSRQALTLQPDLVPAHYNIGVAMFAKGDESASVPSLEKALSLDPRLTSARLLLGVVWSRQGNWAQAASLWREALRRDPFAKDGVWLHYNLGVAMAAMGLIEEAAVEFDVVTGQRPEWALGWSQLGSALLATRQWEKAVAALESAARLQPAWAHLHFAIGKAQAEAGNLSQAVAAFQRAVEVEPQLVDAWYHLGVVLRAQNRTGEAVEPLRLAAEGGSGEAQSLLASMYANGSGVDRNIPLAMLWWFRSGRATMSDSLTQTAREQLSQFRRGLHRHLFSASDRQEVLSGFGLIREDLHRLAPPHRVSTQVANDEGNWDHLTPSEPVMAWVIDQALAGDQSAQHTLHDWYVNGERGRLVPADPQIRNYFLQTAKEGNPFSCQVVRAVAPESAERFSADWQLAANGCPDQSVVPGW, from the coding sequence TTGACGGTCTGGGCGGCGATGTTGGGAGTTTCCCTCTCGCTGGGACTTCTTGTTGTTTACCCCTGCTCTGCAGAGGTGACTGGTGCCGCCCAAGCGGATTCATCTCCTGTTCAGGATTCCGCTGAAGCGCATTTGCAGTTAGGGATTGATTTTTTTCTCACGAATGAACTGGATGTGGCCATTGACGAGTTTCGGGAGACTGCCCGTCAACGACCTGGCTATGCCGAGGCCTATCATAATCTCGGGGTGGCTCTGGCCAAAACGGGGGATTTAACCGGGGCCATTGCGGCCTGGTCGCAAGCGGAACGGTTGGATGTTCACACGGCCTCCTTACGATATCACCTGTCAGCCCTGGTTTCGTATAACTATGGTATTTCTCTGGTTCGAGATGGTCGGCTGGCACAGGCGCTGGCACAATGGCGGGCGGCCCTTCGTCTCCAGCCCGATTTTTTCGAAGCCCATTATGCGTTGGGATTGGGGTATTTGGCGGCAGGCGATCCCGTGCAAGCGGTGGCCCATTTTCAGGCGACCCTGCACGATGCGTCTAAGTGGGCGCATGCCTATGAAGCCTTGGGGTTGGCCTACTATGCCTCACATGAAAATACTCTGGCCGAGCAGGCCTGGAGGCGTGCCCTGGATTTGGAGCCCGAACTCCCCAAGGTCCATGCCAATTTGGGATTACTCCGTTTACAAGAGGGGAATTATCAAGATGCGATCGGACATTCCCGGCAGGCGTTGACACTTCAACCTGACCTTGTGCCCGCGCATTACAATATCGGTGTGGCGATGTTTGCGAAAGGAGACGAGTCAGCCAGTGTCCCTTCCCTGGAAAAGGCACTTTCTCTTGATCCCCGATTGACTTCAGCGAGATTGCTGCTTGGTGTCGTATGGAGTCGTCAGGGAAATTGGGCGCAGGCCGCCTCACTCTGGCGAGAGGCATTACGTCGGGATCCCTTTGCCAAAGATGGAGTATGGCTTCATTACAATTTGGGAGTGGCCATGGCTGCCATGGGACTTATCGAGGAGGCGGCGGTTGAATTTGATGTGGTGACCGGCCAGCGTCCTGAATGGGCTCTGGGGTGGTCCCAGTTGGGCTCGGCGCTTCTGGCGACCCGACAATGGGAAAAGGCCGTGGCCGCCCTGGAATCGGCTGCTCGATTGCAACCGGCATGGGCGCACCTCCATTTTGCCATTGGAAAAGCCCAGGCTGAAGCGGGGAACTTGTCTCAGGCTGTGGCCGCCTTTCAACGAGCGGTCGAGGTTGAGCCTCAATTGGTCGATGCATGGTATCATTTGGGGGTCGTGCTGCGTGCTCAGAACCGTACCGGTGAAGCGGTCGAGCCGCTCCGTCTAGCGGCGGAAGGTGGATCGGGCGAAGCCCAAAGCCTGTTGGCTTCGATGTATGCCAATGGCAGTGGCGTGGATCGCAACATCCCCTTGGCGATGTTATGGTGGTTTCGGAGTGGTCGGGCCACCATGTCTGATTCGCTCACGCAGACCGCCAGAGAACAGCTCTCACAATTCCGTCGCGGCCTGCATCGACACCTCTTTTCGGCCAGTGACCGGCAGGAGGTGTTGTCCGGCTTTGGTCTCATTCGAGAAGATCTTCACCGGTTGGCTCCTCCCCATCGCGTGTCTACTCAGGTGGCCAATGATGAAGGGAACTGGGATCACCTGACTCCCAGTGAACCCGTTATGGCATGGGTGATTGACCAGGCCTTGGCCGGTGATCAGTCTGCCCAGCATACCCTCCATGACTGGTATGTGAATGGAGAGCGTGGTCGGTTGGTTCCAGCAGATCCTCAGATCAGAAATTATTTTCTGCAAACGGCGAAGGAAGGCAATCCCTTTTCCTGTCAGGTCGTTCGAGCCGTTGCTCCTGAATCGGCTGAACGTTTTTCAGCAGACTGGCAATTGGCGGCAAATGGATGTCCGGATCAGTCCGTCGTGCCGGGATGGTAA
- a CDS encoding class I SAM-dependent methyltransferase has protein sequence MKRGWYSRRVFPRLVHWSMGQAGFVPLRQSLIAKASGLVLEIGFGTGANFSYYPSRIHSLTAIDPNPGMIPLVRSIQAEAMIPVHLALALAEALPFPSACFDTVVSTMTLCSVPQLSRALQELLRVVRPGGRFLFLEHGQSPDCSVRRWQDRLTPAWKHLGDGCHLNRPMVQMIQAQGWTVSALETFYLPGVPKPFAYFSQGMAVKA, from the coding sequence ATGAAACGCGGGTGGTATTCACGGCGAGTGTTTCCCAGGCTGGTCCATTGGAGTATGGGACAAGCGGGTTTTGTTCCCTTGCGGCAGTCGTTGATTGCAAAGGCGTCAGGGTTGGTTTTGGAAATCGGGTTTGGAACCGGCGCCAATTTTTCCTACTATCCTTCGCGGATCCATTCTTTGACAGCGATTGATCCTAATCCCGGGATGATCCCGTTGGTCCGCTCGATTCAGGCGGAGGCAATGATTCCCGTTCATCTTGCCTTGGCCTTGGCTGAAGCGCTCCCCTTTCCCTCTGCCTGCTTTGATACGGTGGTGAGCACGATGACCTTATGCAGCGTTCCTCAACTTTCGAGAGCTCTGCAGGAATTGCTTCGGGTCGTGAGACCTGGAGGACGGTTTTTGTTTTTAGAGCATGGCCAAAGTCCGGATTGTTCGGTTCGCCGGTGGCAGGATCGTCTCACGCCGGCGTGGAAACACCTTGGCGATGGCTGTCATTTAAACCGTCCAATGGTTCAGATGATTCAGGCCCAGGGTTGGACAGTTTCCGCACTCGAAACCTTTTATCTTCCAGGCGTTCCGAAGCCTTTCGCCTATTTCTCTCAGGGGATGGCAGTGAAGGCCTGA